The genomic stretch TCTTGAGCTCGCTCAGCGAGTCGCCGTAGTGCTGCTGCAGAATGTCGGTCAGACCGGTTTCCGCCTGAACCGTCGGGGCAAACGCCGGTCGGTTGCGCCATGGCCCGGTCTGGCCGTAGCCGCTGATCGAAACGTAGACGACGCCCGGATTAAACTCGCGAACCTGCTCATAGCCAAGACCGAAGCGGTTGAGCGTGCCGGGGCGGAAATTCTCAACGATGACGTCTGCGTCGCGGCACATGTCGATCACGATATCGCGTGCTTCAGGCCAGTTCAGGTCGATGCTGAGATTGCGCTTACCCGCATTCTGCTGCGCATAGTAGACCGACATCCCGTCGATGTGAGGCACGCCGCCGCGACCCGAGTCGCCACCGGGCGGCTCGATCTTGGTTACGTCGGCGCCGAGATCGCGCAGTGTTTTGGTGCACAGCGGGCCCGCGAGCACGCGTGTAAAGTCGATGACTTTCAGCCCTTCGAGTGGTGAGTTCATGATCAGTTCCCCTCGAATACGGCGGAGCCCGGACCGGTCTTCGCGAAGGCCTGCAAGCCGCGCTTCTGGTCGGCGCTTGCCCACATCGTGTTGTTCACCTCGGTCTGCTGTGCATCGGCACCTTCGATGCCACGGCGCGCTGAAAGATTCGCCAGCTTCTTGATGCAGCCCAGGGCGACAGTGGGGCCGGCCGCGAGCTGGCGGGCCCACGACATCGATACGCTTGGCAATTCGGACTCAGCCGTGACGAGATTGACGACACCCCATCGCTCGAGCGCTGCGGGATCGTGGCGCCGGCCGAACATCGCCATTTCTTTGGCGCGTGCCACGCCCACGCGCTGCACGACTCGCTGGACGCCACCGAGCAGCGGCAACAGACCCAGAGACGCTTCAGCCATGCCGAAGAAAGCCGTGTCGGCCGCCACGATCATGTCGCAGGTCAGTGCCAGTTCGAAGCCGCCACCCAGCGCGCCGCCATGCACGGCCGCTACAACAGGGATGCGAACATTCTCGAGGGCATCAAGCAGCGCCTCGAGGTTAGCCTGATCGCGGCGTCGACCGCCTGCAGCGGAAGCTGTCACGTCCGCGCCGGCGCAGAAGTGGCGCATGCCGCTACGCAGGAGAATCGCTCGGCACCCTTCCTCGACGGCGCTGCTGTACGCGGCAAGCAGTTCCTGAATAAAGATGTCGTCGAGCAGGTTGTGGGGCGGCTTTGCCATGGTGACGACGCCGACGGCGCCGTCTTTTTCAAAGAGAACGATGCTCATGTCTTACCCTGCAAGTTGGTCCGATGGGTTGCCGGACAAATTGTTTATGAAGATTGAAAAAAATAGGATTACAAAATATAAGGTATCTATCTACCTGGAAATCGCGTCAAGCCGGGCCTGCTCGTGGTTTTCAACGCTCGGACTATGCGTCGTGCGCCTACACTGCGCCAAAGCGGTTCGTGCCTCGGATCAAGTGAATCCATGGCTGTATCCTAACACTGATAAGATCCATTGAAATGAGGGTATTCCCGATGCTGGGAAAGGGCGGAGTGCGATTAGCATGTGCGCCGGGATACCGGCAAGCGACGTGCGAGGCGTGTTGCGAGGCCAGATTTGTACTTTTAATAGTCTGAACACTTCCATGGTGCCATCGTGAATACAAAAGCATCTTCTGACGTGACCGTGCCCTATCACCACGGAAATCTACGTAATGCACTGATTGCAGAGGGGCGTCGCGCTTTGGAGGAGATAGGCGTCCACGAACTCAGTCTGCGCTACCTGGCACGTAAAGCAGGTGTGTCGGAGGCTGCGCCTTCTCACCATTTCGCCGGCAAGGAAGGCCTGCTGGCTGCCATTGCGGCAGATGGCTTTCGCGATCTCGCGGCGTTGCGCGTCGCGATAGCGGAATCCGACGAGACGGCGCTTTCAAAGGCATATCGGATGATGAGGGTCTATGTCGAGTTTGCCCAGCGCTATAAGGGGTTATTCGAATTGATGGTCGGTCCCCGGATCGTCGCGCGCGATTCTTACCCGGAGCTCAGCACGGAGACCATGAAGTCGTTCCGGCTGTTCGCTTCGTCTGTCGAGCAATTCGCGTTGGAAAAGCAATGGGAAGAGCGATCGCTGGCGCTCGTCACCCATGCTGCCTGGAGCGTGGAGCACGGACTCGCGACGCTGATCCTGTCAGATCGCATGCCTCAATCCGATAAACCTCTTTCAATCGATCAGGTGGTGGAGTTTTCAATCAGCATGTTCCTCAGCGCGGTTGCAGCAGGCGCGTCGAGCCTCGAAGAGG from Paraburkholderia phytofirmans OLGA172 encodes the following:
- a CDS encoding TetR/AcrR family transcriptional regulator; protein product: MNTKASSDVTVPYHHGNLRNALIAEGRRALEEIGVHELSLRYLARKAGVSEAAPSHHFAGKEGLLAAIAADGFRDLAALRVAIAESDETALSKAYRMMRVYVEFAQRYKGLFELMVGPRIVARDSYPELSTETMKSFRLFASSVEQFALEKQWEERSLALVTHAAWSVEHGLATLILSDRMPQSDKPLSIDQVVEFSISMFLSAVAAGASSLEEVMMHIQGLHGAGKTRRTRR
- a CDS encoding enoyl-CoA hydratase/isomerase family protein; the encoded protein is MSIVLFEKDGAVGVVTMAKPPHNLLDDIFIQELLAAYSSAVEEGCRAILLRSGMRHFCAGADVTASAAGGRRRDQANLEALLDALENVRIPVVAAVHGGALGGGFELALTCDMIVAADTAFFGMAEASLGLLPLLGGVQRVVQRVGVARAKEMAMFGRRHDPAALERWGVVNLVTAESELPSVSMSWARQLAAGPTVALGCIKKLANLSARRGIEGADAQQTEVNNTMWASADQKRGLQAFAKTGPGSAVFEGN